CTGCCCTGTCAAGGCAGCGCTCTAAACCAACTGAGCTAATATCCCTTTTCGGGGGCTAAGGTAAAACTTAATTATTTATCACGAAAAAGAAACCTCCGTCAAAATACAGTAGTTGCTTACCTTACACTATAATTAAATCCAAATACCAATCCTTTCATTTAAAAGAAACGAATTACAATAGTTTTCAAAAAAAATGTAAATTTAGGGTACAACCTAATTTTCTTAATCCATGAATTTCAGGCATTTTGGATTCTTCCTAATAAGTCTCTTTTTTTTAGTTGCCAATATAATGTTCCGGACGAATTGGAAATGGCCTATAACGACTTACCGGATGTTATTGATTTTAACTTTCATGTTAAGCCAATATTATCGGACCGTTGTTATACTTGCCATGGACCTGATGCTAATTCAAGAAAAGCAGGATTACGACTCGATATTGAAGAAAATGCTTTTGCTACCCTAGAAAGCAGAAATACCGCCTTCGTGAAAGGGAGTCCGGGCAGTAGTGAAAGTATCCGTAGGATACTAAGCAGTGACCCAGAGGTCCAAATGCCTCCCCCAGAATCTAATTTATCACTTTCTAAAACGGAAAAGGCAATCCTTATTAAATGGATTGAACAAGGTGCAAATTGGAAAAAGCATTGGGCATTTCTTCAATTGGAAAAACCAAATATCCCTAAGGTTGAAAATGACTCATGGCCGCATCATAATGAAATCGATCAATTTATACAGGATAAACTTCAACAGACCGATTTAGAACCATCGCAAGAGGCGGACAAAGAAAGGTTGTTACGCAGGGTTACCATGGACCTTACGGGATTACCACCTACGATAAATGAAATTGACGCATTTATTTCAGATGATAATGTGGATGCCTATGAAAAGTTAGTGGACCGCCTTTTAAGTACGGATGCAAATGCCGAACGATTGGCCTTGGATTGGATGGATCTATCACGATACGCGGATTCACATGGGTTACATGCAGATGGAGCCCGATTAATGTGGCCTTGGCGAGATTGGGTCATTGAGGCTTTTAAAAATAATATGCCGTATGACCAATTCGTCACTTGGCAACTCGCAGGAGATCTTTTGCCAAATTCTTCCAAAGAGCAGAAATTAGCTACTGCATTCAACAGAAACCACCCTATGACTGCAGAGGGTGGAGCAATAGAAGAAGAGTTTAGGTTAAACTATGTTTTTGACCGTACAGAAACTGTCGGCACCGCATTTCTAGGCCTAACCGTTGCATGCGCAAAATGTCATGACCACAAATTTGACCCTATTTCACAAGAGGATTATTTTAAAATGACAGCCTTCTTTAATAATATAAAAGAATTAGGCATGACCGGGGATGATGGCAATTATGGGCCTATGCTGGCGCTTCCGGATAAAGACACCGAAAAAAAACTGAAAAACTTGGAGGAAATTATTAATAAAAAAGAGGGTAAACTTCTTTTAACTCAAAAAGAACTTTCAAATTTAGATACCTATATTAAAAATCTACCTCCAAATTTTAAAGAAAAGCAACTATTAGATTACTATCCATTAGACAATCTTACCAAGAACAGCAAAGGCCATGTTGCGGATAACAATAGAAATGCGACTACCAGAGAAGCTCCTGAGCTTGTTCCAGGGGTTAAGGACAGGGCCTTTGAGTTTGATGGAGAATATGATGACCTCAACCTTCATAATATTCCAAATTTTGAATGGACCGATGCTTTTTCCATAAGTCTTTGGATGAATACCACGAAAAGGGAAGCCGGAAAAACACAGACCCTGATAGGTACTTCTGGGGATAAAAATAATTTTTGGAGAGGATGGGACCTTTATTTGGACAGTCTAAATCATCTCAATGCTAGGCTTATTCATTCACTACCTCATAACTACATTCATGTACGATCCAAGGATTCCATAAAAATCAATGAATGGAAACATGTTGCTTTTACTTACAACGGTTCGTCAAAGGCAAAAGATATCAAGTTATATATTGATGGTGAGTTGGCAGCAGTGGAAATCGGTTTTGATAATTTATACAAAAGCATTAAGACAATAAGAAGTGGTAACCATTCAGCTTTTGACGCCCCGGTCAGGGTAGCAAAAAGTTATAGAGGTTTTACGGGAGAAAATGGAAATTTTTTAGGAAAGATTGATGAAATCAGAATTTATCAGAGGACCTTATCCCCTCAAGAGATAAAAAGGCTAGGAATTTTAGACGATAGTAATGAGAATTTACCTGTAGACAAATCATTTTGGGTACAACAATCCAATGAAATTAAAGACCTACAAGAAGAACTTAAACATTTAAGGGGGCAATGGCTAAAGACCATGAATCCAGTTATGGAAGTAATGGTCATGGAAGAAATGCCGCACAAAAGAAAGGCATTCCTATACAATAGAGGTGATTATGAACAGCCTTCTTATGAAGTCAAGGCGAATACTCCGTCTATACTTCCGGAATTCTCTCCTGAATTTCCAAAAAATAGATTGGGCTTATCCGAATGGCTTTTTTCAAAAGAGAATCCTCTGACCGCTAGAGTGACTGTAAATAGGTATTGGCAGTTATTGTTCGGAAAGGGATTGGTGGATACACCTACAGATTTTGGAGTCCAGGGTTCCCTTCCAACACACCCAGAACTATTGGATTGGCTCGCGAGTTCTTTCAGGGATAGCAACTGGAATGTAAGAGCGTTACTCAAAACAATGGTAATGTCACACACCTATAAACAGTCTTCTGTTGTACCTGAGGAACTCAAACAGAAGGATCCAGGCAATAATTATCTCGCAAGGAGTAACTCGTACAGGTTACCTGCAGAAATGATACGGGACAACGCCTTGGCCGCAAGTGGCCTGTTGGTTCCTATTGTAGGAGGCAAAAGCGTTAAACCATATCAACCAGCCGATTTATGGATAGAGAAAACTAGTTTTTCCCACGAATTATTGAGATATAAGGAATCTAAAGGAGATAGTTTGTATCGCAGGAGTCTATATACCTTCATACGTAGAACACAACCACATCCCGCGATGATAGCATTTGATTCTCCCTCAAGGGAAGTATGTACCATAAACAGAGAAAATACGAATACACCTTTACAAGCCTTAGTGTTATTAAACGACAAACAGTTTGTGGAAGCTTCAAAAATTCTCGCTGAACGAGCACAGAAAGAAGGAGGTGATACCTTAGAAGATCAGATTGCCTTTGCGTTTAGATTAGCACTAACCCGCAAACCAAAAAAGTCAGAATTAGGCTTGCTTCTAGAACTTTTTGAACATCAAGAGAGGAGGTTTGGAGATAACCCCAGCGAAGTTTCGGAACTGTTGTCAGTAGGAGAAAAACTGGTCGATAATTCCTTAGATAAAACAAAAACAGCGGCCATGACCATCGTTGCTAATACCCTGTTAAACCATGATGAGGCCTATACCAAAAGATAAAACTAACAGCAATGTGCGATAATCACAACAAAAATTATACCCGTAGGGATTTTCTAACCAAAACCACACTGGGTATGGGTGCGTTGTCACTCGGTGCAATGATAGATCCAACGAGTATTTTTGGGAATGCTCCTAAGGGAATACCGACGGATTTTGGAACGGGCGGTGTTTTAGGGCAACCCCATTTTGCGCCAAAAGCCAAGAGAATAATCTATTTGTTCCAGAGTGGCGCCCCGTCTCAATTGGATTTGTTCGATTATAAACCCCTTCTGAACAAGATGCAGGGTCAAGATTTACCGGAAAGCGTTCATGGAGGTCAGCGTTTAACAGGAATGACTTCGGGGCAGGCTTCCCTTCCTCTAGCGGGCACGTTGTCCAAATTCAATCAGTATGGTGATAGCGGAGCCTGGATGACCAATTTAATGCCGTATACCTCCAAAATCGTTGATGAGCTTTGTTTCATAAAATCGATGTACACTGAAGCTATCAACCACGATCCGGCTATTACCTTTATTCAAACCGGTTCTCAATTACCGGGAAGACCATCAATGGGTTCTTGGTTGAGCTATGGTTTGGGAACGGACAACAAAAATCTTCCGGAATTTGTGGTACTAGTTACTAAGGGCAAAACCGGTGGACAACCACTATATTCAAGATTGTGGGGAAATGGTTTCCTTCCTTCTCAACACCAAGGGGTTCAATTCAGAGCTGGAAAAGATCCCGTTTTATATTTGACTAATCCTCCTGGAGTAGATGCTAAAGGAAGAAGAGAGCAATTAGATTATCTTCAAAAATTAGAGCAATTAAATCATAACGATATAGGTGATCCTGAGATATTGGCTAGAATGGCCCAATACGAAATGGCATTTAGAATGCAAACCTCTGTGCCCGAAATTATGGATACGGCCGATGAGCCTGATTACATTTATGACATGTACGGAGAGGATAGCAAAATACCGGGCACATTTGCCGCCAACGCTTTGTTAGCAAGAAGATTAGCGGAACGTGACGTCAAATTCATCCAACTCTATCATCAAGGTTGGGACCAGCACGGGAATCTGCCTAATGCCCTAAACAGACAATGTAAGGATACAGATCAGGCAACGGCTGCCCTTATTAAAGATTTAAAACAGCGAGGTATGCTGGAAGATACTTTAGTAATCTGGGGTGGTGAATTTGGAAGGACCAATTACTCTCAGGGGCAATTGACCGCAACAAATTTTGGAAGGGATCATCACGGTAAGTGTTTTACAATTTTTATGGCCGGAGCAGGTATCAAAGGTGGGGTGACTCTAGGAGCAACAGACGATTTTGGTTTTAATATAACACAGCGTCCTGTCCATGTTCACGATTTTCAGGCTACAGTAATGCATTTATTAGGTATAGACCATGAAAGACTAACTTTTAAATTTCAAGGAAGAAGGTACCGTCTTACGGATGTTCATGGAGAGGTGGTTAAAGAAATCTTAGCCTAGATAAACATCAAATTATGAAAAAGACAAGAAGGCATTTTATTAAAAATACACTGGTAGCTTCCGCAGCCGGATTTATTTTACCCAGTGAAACTTTTGGAATTATAAATCCAACTAAAAATATGAGTTCAATAGTAGGCCATGGGAATTTCACCTATAACGTTGATAAGGAATGGGGCGTTCAGGACCCTTCAAAAACACCTGTTAACGATTGCCATGAAATGGTGATGGACAGCAATGGTCATATCTTAATGACCACCACGGGTACCAACAATGACAATATTTTGGTTTATGATAAGTCCGGTAAAGTTTTGAAATCTTGGGGGCAAGAATTTCCAGGGGCACACGGGCTGTCCATAATGGGAGAAGGTAAAGATCAATTTCTCTTTATAACTGACCCTGATTCTCATAAAGTCTGGAAAACCACTTTGGACGGTAAAATACTTATGACCTTGTCCCGACCCAAAGAAATAGATGGTTATACCGAAGACGAGCAATTTAAACCTACCGAAACGGCAATCTTGCCAAATGGGGAATTTTATGTGGCGGACGGATATGGGGAGAACTACATCATACATTATAATGCCAATGGTGAATACATGAATCACTTTGGAGGGACTGGCAACAAATCCAATGAATTTAATTGCTGTCATGGTATTACTTTAGATACAAGGGATAAATCTAACCCAACGCTTTTAATCACATCTAGGGCAAGTCAAGAGTTCAAAAGATTCTCTTTGAATGGACAGCATTTGGAAACTGTTCCATTGCCCGGATGCTCCATTTGTAGGCCCGTGATTCATGGTGATAATCT
This sequence is a window from Maribacter aestuarii. Protein-coding genes within it:
- a CDS encoding DUF1501 domain-containing protein, which translates into the protein MCDNHNKNYTRRDFLTKTTLGMGALSLGAMIDPTSIFGNAPKGIPTDFGTGGVLGQPHFAPKAKRIIYLFQSGAPSQLDLFDYKPLLNKMQGQDLPESVHGGQRLTGMTSGQASLPLAGTLSKFNQYGDSGAWMTNLMPYTSKIVDELCFIKSMYTEAINHDPAITFIQTGSQLPGRPSMGSWLSYGLGTDNKNLPEFVVLVTKGKTGGQPLYSRLWGNGFLPSQHQGVQFRAGKDPVLYLTNPPGVDAKGRREQLDYLQKLEQLNHNDIGDPEILARMAQYEMAFRMQTSVPEIMDTADEPDYIYDMYGEDSKIPGTFAANALLARRLAERDVKFIQLYHQGWDQHGNLPNALNRQCKDTDQATAALIKDLKQRGMLEDTLVIWGGEFGRTNYSQGQLTATNFGRDHHGKCFTIFMAGAGIKGGVTLGATDDFGFNITQRPVHVHDFQATVMHLLGIDHERLTFKFQGRRYRLTDVHGEVVKEILA
- a CDS encoding 6-bladed beta-propeller, with the protein product MKKTRRHFIKNTLVASAAGFILPSETFGIINPTKNMSSIVGHGNFTYNVDKEWGVQDPSKTPVNDCHEMVMDSNGHILMTTTGTNNDNILVYDKSGKVLKSWGQEFPGAHGLSIMGEGKDQFLFITDPDSHKVWKTTLDGKILMTLSRPKEIDGYTEDEQFKPTETAILPNGEFYVADGYGENYIIHYNANGEYMNHFGGTGNKSNEFNCCHGITLDTRDKSNPTLLITSRASQEFKRFSLNGQHLETVPLPGCSICRPVIHGDNLYFAVIVTKTWDSWDGMLAVLDTDNKVVSLPGGDAPQYLNGVLQEPIYDGKTFRNPHDVLIDNDGNLYVPQWASGKTYPIKLNRI
- a CDS encoding DUF1553 domain-containing protein, coding for MAYNDLPDVIDFNFHVKPILSDRCYTCHGPDANSRKAGLRLDIEENAFATLESRNTAFVKGSPGSSESIRRILSSDPEVQMPPPESNLSLSKTEKAILIKWIEQGANWKKHWAFLQLEKPNIPKVENDSWPHHNEIDQFIQDKLQQTDLEPSQEADKERLLRRVTMDLTGLPPTINEIDAFISDDNVDAYEKLVDRLLSTDANAERLALDWMDLSRYADSHGLHADGARLMWPWRDWVIEAFKNNMPYDQFVTWQLAGDLLPNSSKEQKLATAFNRNHPMTAEGGAIEEEFRLNYVFDRTETVGTAFLGLTVACAKCHDHKFDPISQEDYFKMTAFFNNIKELGMTGDDGNYGPMLALPDKDTEKKLKNLEEIINKKEGKLLLTQKELSNLDTYIKNLPPNFKEKQLLDYYPLDNLTKNSKGHVADNNRNATTREAPELVPGVKDRAFEFDGEYDDLNLHNIPNFEWTDAFSISLWMNTTKREAGKTQTLIGTSGDKNNFWRGWDLYLDSLNHLNARLIHSLPHNYIHVRSKDSIKINEWKHVAFTYNGSSKAKDIKLYIDGELAAVEIGFDNLYKSIKTIRSGNHSAFDAPVRVAKSYRGFTGENGNFLGKIDEIRIYQRTLSPQEIKRLGILDDSNENLPVDKSFWVQQSNEIKDLQEELKHLRGQWLKTMNPVMEVMVMEEMPHKRKAFLYNRGDYEQPSYEVKANTPSILPEFSPEFPKNRLGLSEWLFSKENPLTARVTVNRYWQLLFGKGLVDTPTDFGVQGSLPTHPELLDWLASSFRDSNWNVRALLKTMVMSHTYKQSSVVPEELKQKDPGNNYLARSNSYRLPAEMIRDNALAASGLLVPIVGGKSVKPYQPADLWIEKTSFSHELLRYKESKGDSLYRRSLYTFIRRTQPHPAMIAFDSPSREVCTINRENTNTPLQALVLLNDKQFVEASKILAERAQKEGGDTLEDQIAFAFRLALTRKPKKSELGLLLELFEHQERRFGDNPSEVSELLSVGEKLVDNSLDKTKTAAMTIVANTLLNHDEAYTKR